A single region of the Cynocephalus volans isolate mCynVol1 chromosome 12, mCynVol1.pri, whole genome shotgun sequence genome encodes:
- the ATP5MC2 gene encoding ATP synthase F(0) complex subunit C2, mitochondrial has translation MYACSKFVSISSLVRSTSQLLSRPLSALGLKRPETLTDESLNSLAVPRPLTSLIPSRNFQTSAISRDIDTAAKFIGAGAATVGVAGSGAGIGTVFGSLIIGYARNPSLKQQLFSYAILGFALSEAMGLFCLMVAFLILFAM, from the exons GTCAGGAGCACCTCTCAGCTGCTGAGCCGACCACTGTCTGCATTGGGGTTGAAACGACCAGAGACACTGACAGATGAG AGCCTCAACAGCTTGGCAGTCCCGCGTCCCCTGACCTCACTCATCCCCAGCCGCAACTTCCAAACCAGCGCCATTTCAAGGGACATCGACACAGCAGCCAAGTTCATTGGGGCTGGGGCTGCCACAGTTGGGGTGGCTGGCTCTGGGGCTGGGATTGGGACTGTGTTTGGGAGCCTCATCATTGGTTATGCCAG gaACCCTTCTCTGAAGCAACAGCTCTTCTCCTACGCCATTCTGGGCTTTGCCCTCTCGGAGGCCATGGGACTCTTTTGCCTGATGGTGGCCTTTCTCATCCTCTTCGCCATGTGA